A DNA window from Streptomyces canus contains the following coding sequences:
- a CDS encoding EamA family transporter: MGPLLALASAVCYGIVDFTGGLLSRRAHFAAVTFLGQVGGLLLATSAALFLPADSVRPVDLLWGALSGVGSGAAMHFLNRGLSHGAMSVVVPVSAVTGVALSVVCGVLLGDRPTAVAWLGIVLSVPALWMVCGGGADGGGGVPDGLLASGGVALQYIALAQAGASSGLWPVAAGRVAAVLVLLPAAARNPRRLRLPPVRAAQAVLVGAGAALGLLLYLLAAQRQMLAVAVVLASLYPALPVILGLALLHERLSRKQVVGLAGAGVATVLLSLG, encoded by the coding sequence ATGGGCCCTCTCCTCGCACTGGCCTCAGCGGTCTGCTACGGCATCGTCGACTTCACCGGCGGTCTGCTGTCCCGCCGCGCGCACTTCGCCGCCGTCACCTTCCTCGGGCAGGTGGGCGGCCTGCTCCTGGCCACCTCTGCCGCGCTCTTCCTCCCCGCCGACTCCGTACGCCCCGTCGACCTCCTGTGGGGCGCGCTCTCCGGTGTCGGAAGCGGCGCCGCCATGCACTTCCTCAACCGCGGCCTCAGCCACGGCGCGATGAGCGTGGTCGTGCCCGTCAGCGCCGTCACCGGGGTCGCCCTCTCCGTCGTGTGCGGAGTGCTGCTCGGCGACCGGCCCACCGCCGTGGCCTGGCTGGGGATCGTCCTCTCGGTGCCCGCCCTCTGGATGGTCTGCGGCGGCGGTGCGGACGGCGGCGGAGGAGTCCCCGACGGGTTGCTGGCCAGTGGCGGCGTCGCACTCCAGTACATCGCCCTCGCCCAGGCCGGTGCCTCCAGCGGACTGTGGCCGGTGGCCGCAGGACGGGTGGCCGCCGTACTCGTCCTGCTGCCCGCGGCGGCACGAAACCCTCGGCGGCTGCGCCTGCCGCCCGTACGAGCTGCGCAGGCGGTGCTGGTCGGAGCGGGCGCGGCCCTCGGACTCCTGCTCTATCTGCTCGCCGCCCAGCGGCAGATGCTGGCCGTCGCCGTCGTCCTGGCCTCCCTCTACCCGGCCCTCCCCGTGATCCTCGGACTCGCCCTGCTGCACGAGCGGCTGAGCCGGAAGCAGGTGGTGGGCCTCGCGGGGGCGGGGGTCGCCACGGTCCTGCTGAGCCTGGGATGA